A single genomic interval of Helianthus annuus cultivar XRQ/B chromosome 6, HanXRQr2.0-SUNRISE, whole genome shotgun sequence harbors:
- the LOC110864033 gene encoding putative UDP-arabinose 4-epimerase 2, with protein sequence MQRMLQPLSWHISQQKTWVTHVFVTKGAGYAGSHATLRLLKDSNRVTTVDNRSCGNIGAVKVIQDMFPKPGKLNSFMLF encoded by the exons ATGCAGAGGATGTTGCAACCCTTAAGTTGGCAT ATCTCACAACAAAAAACATGGGTTACTCATGTTTTTGTAACCAAAGGAGCGGGCTATGCTGGTTCTCACGCTACACTACGCCTTCTTAAGGACTCTAATCGTGTAACCACAGTG GATAATCGATCTTGTGGAAACATAGGCGCTGTTAAAGTTATTCAAGACATGTTTCCTAAACCTGGGAAACTCAATTCATTTATGCTGTTCTAG